In a genomic window of Leishmania infantum JPCM5 genome chromosome 3:
- a CDS encoding putative cytochrome c oxidase assembly protein: MYCAPTGRGADPKFYTPDAARKRDEQNKSYPVPKKLLKVRFLSDVGNTMPIAFVPLQREVEVLVGEPALAFYSAYNRSNRTLLGVSSYTIAPPEVTNYLNKIQCFCFEEQRFKPHELVEMPVFFYIDRDFLNDPMVNWLDEVIVNYTFFNLEKTKDYIFRSNAR, from the coding sequence ATGTATTGCGCCCCCACCGGCCGTGGCGCGGATCCGAAGTTCTATACCCCTGACGCGGCCCGCAAGCGCGATGAGCAGAACAAGAGCTACCCGGTTCCCAAGAAGCTGCTGAAGGTCCGCTTCCTCAGTGACGTGGGCAACACGATGCCCATCGCCTTCGTCCCTCTGcagagggaggtggaggtgctcgTTGGCGAGCCGGCGCTGGCTTTCTACTCCGCGTACAACCGCAGTAATCGCACGCTGCTCGGCGTCTCATCCTACACGATCGCGCCACCGGAGGTGACGAACTACCTCAACAAGATCCAGTGCTTCTGCTTCGAAGAGCAGCGTTTCAAGCCGCATGAGTTAGTTGAGATGCCCGTATTCTTTTACATCGATCGCGACTTTCTGAATGATCCGATGGTGAACTGGCTCGATGAAGTGATCGTCAACTACACCTTCTTCAACCTCGAAAAGACGAAGGACTACATCTTCCGTTCCAACGCGCGGTAA